A region from the Bubalus kerabau isolate K-KA32 ecotype Philippines breed swamp buffalo chromosome 12, PCC_UOA_SB_1v2, whole genome shotgun sequence genome encodes:
- the TFDP1 gene encoding transcription factor Dp-1, with translation MAKDAGLIEANGELKVFIDQNLSPGKGVVSLVAVHPSTVNSLGKQLLPKTFGQSNVNITQQVVIGTPQRPAAPNTIVVGSPHTPNTHFVSQNQPSDPSPWSAGKRNRKGEKNGKGLRHFSMKVCEKVQRKGTTSYNEVADELVAEFSAADSHILPSESAYDQKNIRRRVYDALNVLMAMNIISKEKKEIKWIGLPTNSAQECQSLEVERQRRLERIKQKQSQLQELILQQIAFKNLVQRNRQVEQQASRPPPPNSVIHLPFIIVNTSKKTVIDCSISNDKFEYLFNFDNTFEIHDDIEVLKRMGMACGLESGSCSPEDLRVARSLVPKALEPYVTEMAQGSLGGVFVASAVSTSNGTRLSASDLANGADGALATSSSGSQYSGSRVETPVSCVGEDDEDDEDFNENDEED, from the exons GCCGGTCTAATTGAAGCCAACGGGGAACTCAAGGTCTTCATAGACCAGAACCTCAGTCCTGGGAAAG GCGTGGTGTCCTTGGTTGCCGTCCACCCCTCCACAGTGAACTCTCTCGGGAAGCAGCTCCTGCCAAAGACCTTTGGACAGTCCAACGTCAACATCACTCAGCAAGTG GTAATTGGTACGCCTCAGAGACCTGCAGCGCCAAACACTATCGTggtgggaagcccacacacccctAACACTCACTTTGTCTCCCAGAACCAGCCTTCAGACCCCTCACCTTGGTCTGCCGG GAAGCGCAACCGGAAAGGAGAGAAGAACGGGAAGGGGCTGCGGCATTTCTCCATGAAGGTGTGTGAGAAGGTGCAGCGCAAGGGGACCACGTCGTACAACGAGGTGGCCGACGAGCTGGTGGCCGAGTTCAGCGCTGCTGACAGCCACATCCTGCCCAGCGAGTCG GCCTACGATCAGAAGAACATCCGGAGGCGTGTGTACGACGCACTGAATGTGCTCATGGCGATGAACATCATCTccaaggagaagaaggagatcaAGTGGATCGGCTTGCCCACCAACTCCGCCCAGGAGTGCCAGAGCCTGGAG GTGgagagacagagaaggctggaaaggataaaacagaaacagtcacagCTTCAAGAGCTCATCCTGCAG CAAATCGCCTTCAAGAACCTGGTGCAGAGGAACCGCCAGGTGGAGCAGCAGGCCAGCCGGCCGCCCCCGCCCAACTCAGTCATCCACCTGCCTTTCATCATCGTGAACACCAGCAAGAAGACGGTCATCGACTGCAGCATCTCCAACGACAA GTTTGAGTACCTGTTCAATTTCGACAACACGTTTGAGATCCATGACGACATCGAGGTGCTGAAGCGCATGGGCATGGCCTGCGGGCTGGAGTCCGGGAGCTGCTCCCCCGAGGACCTGAGGGTGGCCAGGAGCTTGGTGCCGAAGGCACTGGAGCCTTACGTGACAG AGATGGCTCAGGGATCCCTCGGCGGTGTGTTTGTCGCGTCGGCAGTGTCGACCTCTAACGGCACGCGGCTGTCTGCCAG CGACCTGGCCAATGGCGCGGACGGGGCGCTGGCCACGAGCTCCAGCGGGTCGCAGTACAGCGGGTCCCGGGTGGAGACACCCGTGTCGTGCGTCGGTGAGGACGACGAAGACGACGAGGACTTCAACGAGAATGACGAGGAGGACTGA
- the ATP4B gene encoding potassium-transporting ATPase subunit beta, whose product MAALQEKKSCGQRMEEFQRYCWNPDTGQMLGRTLSRWVWISLYYVAFYVVMTGIFALCIYVLMCTIDPYTPDYQDQLKSPGVTLRPDTYGDKGLDISYNVSDNRTWAGLTQALRHFLAGYSPAAQEDNINCTSERYFFQERFLAPNHTKFSCKFTADMLQNCSGQPDPTFGFAEGKPCFIIKMNRIVKFLPGNSTAPRVDCAFLDQHRDAPALQVEYFPPNGSYSLHYFPYYGKKAQPHYSNPLVAAKLLNVPRNKEVVVVCKILAEHVTFDNPHDPYEGKVEFKLTIQK is encoded by the exons ATGGCGGCGCTGCAGGAGAAGAAGTCGTGCGGGCAGCGGATGGAGGAGTTCCAGCGCTACTGCTGGAACCCAGACACCGGGCAGATGCTGGGCCGCACGCTGTCCCGCTGGG TGTGGATCAGCCTCTACTACGTGGCCTTTTACGTGGTCATGACGGGCATCTTCGCCCTCTGCATCTATGTGCTTATGTGCACCATCGACCCCTACACACCCGACTACCAGGACCAGCTCAAGTCGCCAG GGGTGACCTTGAGGCCGGACACCTACGGGGACAAAGGCCTGGACATCTCCTACAACGTGTCGGACAACAGGACCTGGGCAGGGCTCACACAGGCCCTGCGGCACTTCCTGGCAG GCTACTCGCCTGCAGCCCAGGAGGACAACATCAACTGCACGTCCGAGAGGTACTTCTTCCAGGAGCGCTTCCTGGCCCCGAACCACACCAAGTTCTCCTGCAAGTTCACAGCGGACATGCTGCAGAACTGCTCTGGCCAGCCTGACCCCACCTTCGGTTTTGCAGAGGGAAAGCCGTGCTTCATTATCAAGATGAACAGG ATCGTCAAGTTTCTCCCCGGCAACAGCACGGCCCCCAGGGTGGACTGTGCCTTCCTG GACCAGCACCGGGATGCCCCGGCTCTGCAGGTGGAGTACTTCCCGCCCAACGGCTCCTACAGCCTGCACTACTTCCCCTACTACGGGAAGAAGGCCCAG CCCCACTACAGCAACCCGCTGGTGGCCGCAAAGCTCCTCAACGTCCCCAGGAACAAGGAGGTGGTTGTCGTGTGCAAGATCCTGGCGGAGCACGTGACCTTCGACAACCCCCACGACCCCTACGAGGGGAAGGTGGAGTTCAAGCTGACAATCCAGAAGTAG